The DNA sequence AATTTGTCACCCACGCACCCCAGTATGGGATCAACCAAAGTGACTATTTCCTGAAATATGTGGCTGAAGTTGATCATCATCCTCCCCTCATTTTGGCTAAAGGGAGTAACGATCCCGACCTAATGGCAATCATTGATACGATCCAGGCCTTTAATCAGGGTGATACTTCGGTAAGTTGTTTTTAAAAAGGAGCAGGATCAAGAATGTTCAATCAACAGTTGGGATATGCCATTATCGGAGGCTGGATATTGGGGGTTATTTTTGGTTTTTTCAAGCTGCCGTTACCAGTGCCTCCGTTTGAAGGGTTAGTTGCAGCGGCAGCCTGTTTATTGGGGCAGTTCACCTACACATTTATTAAGCAAAAACTCGGTCAAGGATAGGAATGACAACAATGTTAAAAATTAGAACTTGGGTTACTGCGCTAGTTTTTGTCCTGGTGATTAGCGGCGTAGTCATTTTTCAAACCCAGGCCAGTTTGGCAAAAAATCCCCCCTACTCCATTGACAATATCCCGATGCCAAAGCTGGAGAATCCCCTCCGCATCCTCACGCCAGCTAATGAAATTTTTGAAATTGCCTCCTGCTCCACAAAAGACTTTGGTTTTGCCATTACCACGGCCCAAATTCCCCCCGGCGGCGGCCCCATGCCCCATGTTCACTACTACATCAATGAATTTTTCTGGCCCCAAAAAGGTGGACTGGAGATTTTTCACAGTGAGCGTAAATTTCCTGATATGAGCAACCCCCCAACCGTTGAAGCCGCTGGCCGGGCCGCTCTTTATAGTGTGGAAACCCAGCCCAAACAAGTAGTTTACTCTCCCCACACCTTTATGCATGGCTTTGTCAATCCGACCACAGAAACCTTGCCGATGGTGATGATTTGGGTCCGGGATGAGGTTGCTCCAGATTTTGAATATCACGATGGTGGAATGCGGGAATATTTCTCAGCGGTGGGGGCCCATATTACGGACTTAAACAATTTACCCACCGTTACCGATGCCCAACGCAATGCCTTTGTCAGCCAGGCCCCGAAATTTGGCATTAACCAGAGTGCCTTTATGATGCAATATGTTACCTCCATTAGTGATAAATTCCCGAAAAACTTGGCGAAACTGCAAAATCCGCAAACCCTCAATAAGGTAATTGAAACCATCAATGCCTTTAACAATGACGATAAATCTGTCACCTGTGGGTAAGCATGGCTGCTGCAATTCGCTTTGGGGTTCATTCATTCATCTGGAAACAAGAGTTTTTCGGAAATGAGCATTATATTTTTGAGCAAGCCCAGGCCTGGGGATTTGATGGCGTAGAAATTTCGACCCATTACTTTGCCGATATTGCTCCAGAAACGATCAAACGCTATCGGGATGAGTATGAAATTGAATTAACCCTATGTACAAGTATGCCCAATGGCTTGTCCTTGACCAGTGAGGATGCAGACTGTTGGCAAAAATCGGTGCAATATGTCCAAGATGCCATTACCTTTGCCCAGGCCTGTGGCATTACCCAACTTTCGGGGCCGCTGATTCATCCCGTCAGTTACTTAACCGGAAAGCCTTTACAACCGGAAGAAACACCCCGACTCCACCAGGCCCTCACAGAAATTGCCGATACTTTATCTAAAACTGAGATTAAATTGGCGATTGAACCCCTAAATCGGTTCCAAGGCTATGCTCTAAATACCGTGGCGCAGGGCCTGGAGTTGTTGCATCAAATTGGTTGCGCTCAACTGGGCCTGTTGCTGGATCTCTTTCACATGAACATTGAAGAAAAAGATCTCGTGAAAGCCTTCTTGGCCGCCGGGGAGAAATGTTTCCACGTCCATGCCTGTGCCTGTGATCGGGGAACGCCGGGGACGGACACCATGCCCTGGCCGGAGTTGTTTCGAGCTTTAGACAATATTAATTTTCAGGGTTGGATTGTGATTGAAAGTTTTAATCGTGAGGATCAAGCCTTGGCCACCGCAGCCCGAGTTTGGCGACCCCTAGCCGACAGCAGCGAACAAATTGCCCGTGACGGCCTCAATTTTCTACAGCACACTTATCAGGCAACCCGATGAGAGACCCGTTTATTCCGATTGATTTACCCCCTGGCTTTGAACATACGTTTACCGAAGTTGGGACTACAACCCTCCATGCCGTTGAAGGTGGCCAAGGCACTCCCCTCTTGCTCCTCGGTGGCTGGCCCCAAACCTCTTATGCCTGGCGATTGCTCTGGTCACAGTTGGGGGAAAAGTTCCGGGTCATTTCCCTTGATATGCGGGGGCAGGGTGACTCTGATATTCCGGCTGGCCCTTACGACTGCGGCACGGCTGCCCAAGAAATTAAAGATTTTCTCGAGCTTAAGGGCATTTCCCAGTTTTATTTAGTTGGTCATGATGTCGGGGCCTGGGTAGCCTTTACGGTGCTCAAAACCTTTCCAGAGGCAATCTTAGGGGCGGGGTTGATTGATGCAGCGATCCCTGGCCTGGTTAGTCCCGACTTTTTTGGGGTGGTGAATGCAGCCAAAGTCTGGCAGTTTTACTTCCACAAAGTCCCGGATTTAGCCGATAGTTTGGTGGCGGGCAAAGAACTCGACTATCTGAGTTGGTATTTCACCAATAAATCTAAGCGCAAGCAGAACTTAACCCCAGAGGTGATGGACTACTACGCCAAATACTACAGTCAGCCCGGGGCGATGAAAGCCGGATTTCTTTGGTATGCTGCCCTCGAGGAAACCATGGCCGCTAATAC is a window from the Pseudocalidococcus azoricus BACA0444 genome containing:
- a CDS encoding sugar phosphate isomerase/epimerase family protein gives rise to the protein MAAAIRFGVHSFIWKQEFFGNEHYIFEQAQAWGFDGVEISTHYFADIAPETIKRYRDEYEIELTLCTSMPNGLSLTSEDADCWQKSVQYVQDAITFAQACGITQLSGPLIHPVSYLTGKPLQPEETPRLHQALTEIADTLSKTEIKLAIEPLNRFQGYALNTVAQGLELLHQIGCAQLGLLLDLFHMNIEEKDLVKAFLAAGEKCFHVHACACDRGTPGTDTMPWPELFRALDNINFQGWIVIESFNREDQALATAARVWRPLADSSEQIARDGLNFLQHTYQATR
- a CDS encoding cupin domain-containing protein, whose product is MLKIRTWVTALVFVLVISGVVIFQTQASLAKNPPYSIDNIPMPKLENPLRILTPANEIFEIASCSTKDFGFAITTAQIPPGGGPMPHVHYYINEFFWPQKGGLEIFHSERKFPDMSNPPTVEAAGRAALYSVETQPKQVVYSPHTFMHGFVNPTTETLPMVMIWVRDEVAPDFEYHDGGMREYFSAVGAHITDLNNLPTVTDAQRNAFVSQAPKFGINQSAFMMQYVTSISDKFPKNLAKLQNPQTLNKVIETINAFNNDDKSVTCG
- a CDS encoding alpha/beta fold hydrolase codes for the protein MRDPFIPIDLPPGFEHTFTEVGTTTLHAVEGGQGTPLLLLGGWPQTSYAWRLLWSQLGEKFRVISLDMRGQGDSDIPAGPYDCGTAAQEIKDFLELKGISQFYLVGHDVGAWVAFTVLKTFPEAILGAGLIDAAIPGLVSPDFFGVVNAAKVWQFYFHKVPDLADSLVAGKELDYLSWYFTNKSKRKQNLTPEVMDYYAKYYSQPGAMKAGFLWYAALEETMAANTLAPETKFTQPIFAMGGEFATKTLIYNGMAPYCENLTSYLIEQCGHYIPEEAPEEIFNAITTTFNP